The Cytobacillus sp. NJ13 sequence TTTTTTAAATAAGATGACCAAATATTCGAGATCTCAGAGACCGTCAGCTCTTTAGAAAGCACTGCCATCACTCCATTTAGCCAAATTAATGATATAAAAATACCTTCAAGGTTCCTTTGCTGTCCAGGGTAGCTAACAGAACATTATCAATTTCTGTCTGATAGAAACTTTTTAAATGGGCTTTTACCCATCTTTCGTCCTTTTGTAAGTTTTCCAGCTCTTTTTTATCTACCTTGCCTTCCTTAATAATGGTTTTTGGCATTTCGAATGGTTCAGTCTTCATTTGCAGGAAAGCAGGTGTTATGGGCTCATATTTTGGGTCTAAAAAAAAGGAAATGCTCCCGTTTGCTTCCCAAAGAGCCAGCGCCACCTTTTTTACATCTTCTACTTTTTTCTCGCGTAATTCCTCCAGCAGCACATCAATAGAAATCCTTGCTTTGTTTAAGCCCTTGTAGATGATTTCGCCATTCTGCACGATGGTGATAGGCTTGCTGTTTACCAGTCTTCTAACCGCTGGCCATTTCAGAATACTGAATAGACTGATCAGGTAAAGAACCACCAGCACAATGGTTGTTACAATTGACCCTTTTAATCCAAGCTCCTCATCAGATAAGGGATGGGCAATAATGTTGCCTATGACGTAAGCCATTACTAAATCAAGGAGCCTTAATTGGGAAATGGCACGCTGCCCCAGCACTTTGACGACAATGACTAAGAAGAAATAAGCGATGACAGCCCTGAGTCCCCACTCCATGGCAGAAAGTGAGTGCTGACTCTGAAAAAAATCCATCTATGGCACATCCTTTTATATGCGTAAAAAGTAAGCTTGCATAGTTCAGCTTTATAAAAGTGTTTTCCTATCCAGCTGCAAATATTCAAAAGTGAGGAGGGTTTGTAAATTATTAACAGCACATATAAAGTTTGCCTTTTTGAAAAACTAAACGAAAGGAGGTTATATTAATGAAAAAATACTTATTGATGCTTTTGCTATCTCTATCTTTCGTAACGTTAACGGGCTGCGGAAACGATGAAAAGCCTGAGGAGGACGAACAGGTTGAAGATGTGGAGGAAGAGGATGAAATTGGCGACGGCGAAGTGGATGATGAGTAAAAGTCATCGTATGCAATTCGGATGAAGCTGAAAATCCTGTAACCACATAAATCATGCCTAGGAGTATTCCAATTGGAGTCTGAGAGATGCTTCGGACAGAGAGTGCAGGAAAAGGCCGGATGGAGTCCGAACCCGAGGCAACTTCGGACAGGGAGTGCAGGAAAAGGCCAGATGGAGTCCGAACCAGAGGCAACTTCGGACAGGGAGTGCAGGAAATAGCCAGTAGTTGACCAAACCCGAGGCAGCTTCGGACAGAGAGCGCGGAAAAAGGCCGGATGGAGTCCGAACCGGAGGCAACTTCGGACAGGGAGTGCAGGAAATAGCCAGTAGTTGACCAAACCCGAGGCAGCTTCGGACAGAGAGCGCGGAAAAAGGCCGGATGGAGTCCGAACCGGAGGCAACTTCGGACAGGGAGTGCAGGAAATAGCCAGTAGTTGTCCGAACCCGAGGCTGCTTCGGACAGAGAGCGCGAGAAAAGGCCAGATGGAGTCCGAACCTGAGACAACTTCGGACAACCAGCCCAGAAATTGATCTGCTCTTATCCGAAATATAACCAGCCCCCAATCACGATAAGATGGGGGCTCTTTCCATGGCTCCTTCACAAAAATGGCTACCTGCGATCAGATAAACACAAAACAACGATCTTGTAAGGTGTGGTCTGGGCAGGGATGCTTTTGGTAGACGGACCATAGATTACAACTAAGTCTCTGTTTGCAGGGCTTCCGGTAAAAGCCTGCCCATTTGTCAGCACCATCTGGGTATACGGCGAGACGTTTAATTGCAGCTGACCATCACTGCTGACCAGTTGGCTATTAAAATAGTCTGTTTTCACATTTTGGTGAGAAGTATGTTTTACCACCACAAGCGCACGGTATTGAGGAGGATATATCAGCGGAACAGGAGCATTGCCGTCATAATATCCAGTAATGATGTCCCCCGCAGATAGCTTGGTTTGATCTAAAACGTAAGTGAAAGGGGATACGATGAAATTGACAGTTCCCCCCATTCCATTATCAGCGGAAATGATTTTATGGCAGCCTTCTCCATTAAAATCAGAGATCTGCGTAACGGTCCCCGTGAAATATTGAAAATTGGTCATGTTCTTCCCCCGTCCTTATAAAATAAAGCCTCGGATTTAACCAATATATTAAATCAGCCTGCTTTACGTTCCTTTGTAAATTTACAAAACATTACTCTTCACCCAATCTTTACATTCAATTTACATTCGGTCTGTATAATTTTCTTATAGGTCATTAGTATGATATTTTGGGGGTTTTGGATAAATGAAGAAGCGGCTGGACAACTTTGCGGCAGCCTTCAGCCATAAGCTGAACCTGGGCACAAGATTATTGGCACTGTTTTTTACCCTGCTGCTGCTATCGATAGCGGCAGTCGGAGTTAGTTCCTATCTTAAAACAAAGGACATGGCAATCAAAACCATTGAGGATAGATTGGCAAGAGAAGCGGAATTAATGGGATACATAGCGGAAAACTTAAAGTTTGTGTATGTCAGTGATGATACGTACTTTAAGCAGCAGCTCGAGGCCAGTGTCCGTTCTCAGCAGAAAAAGCTGAAGTCGGATGGGATTGACTCTGATTTTTTCTATCTCGCAGATAACAAGATTACCCCTTTTAAGGTCAGCAGCAAGACAGATGCCACTTTTTCAAGGGATACGATCAATGAGATCAGCGCAATGAAAAATGGAGTCATACACATTGAGATGAATGGGACAGATTATACAGCGGCCTTTCAGGAGATGAAGGAAATTAGCGGCGTCTATGTAGTCCTCATCCCGGCAAAAGCGTATATGTCTGATGTGCATGCGATCGGGTATTTTATGATTGCAGCGATTGTGATCAGTTTATCGGCTGCTTCAGCCATTATCAGTCTTTTTGTCAGAAAAATAACGAAGCCTTTGAACTTATTAAGAAACACCATGCGGGAGGTTCGGGAAGGAAACCTGCAAAACCAGCTTGAGATTCATACAGAAATTCCCGAAATTGTTTCTCTGCAGAAAAGTTATAACAGCATGATTGAACAAATGAGGAGCCTGCTGCGGGAGCTGACCGGCACAACGAAGGAGCTGGAGAGTACGGGCAATGAGCTGAAAGGGTCATCCTTCAGCGCTCTTGAAAGCGGACAGCAGCTGGTATCAGCCATTCACCTCGTGAAAATGGGGGCAGAGCAAACCGCAGCCAGTTCTGAAAATAGTGCGTCCAGTTTTATAGAAATGAAAGATAAGTTCGAAGACATGTTTTTACATATGCACAGTGTAAACCGCAGCTCGGAGGTGATGAATGATTCTGCCAGGCGCGGCGGGAACAGTATCAGTGATCTGATCGCTGCCATTCATTCCTTTGGCTCAGAGTTTGGAAAATTGACCCTGACAATAAAAGAGGTCAAAGACCATTCCTTAGCGATCACAAATCTTGTCGGAATGGTAAAAGGAATTGCTGAACAAACAAGGCTGTTATCCTTAAATGCTTCCATCGAGGCTGCCCGTGCAGGAGTGGCAGGGAAAGGCTTTGCCGTGGTCGCAGGAGAAGTTCGTAAACTGGCTGAGCAATCTGCAGGAGCTGCAGAAGATATCACTCAGGGAATAAGAGATATGGAGAATATAACACTCAGGGCTTCAAAGGAATTTGACCAGCTCCATACGGAGATAAAAGGCAATCTTGAGATGGCGGGCCAATCAAAAATATCATTGGACGAGCTGATGAATGAGATTTCTAATGTAAGCGGAAAGCTCCAAACCATGCAAACGGAGCTGAAAGGTCTGGAAAAAACCTTGCCGCAGCTTGAACAGGGAGCTGAACAGTTCTCCTCTGTTTCACAGGAAACATTGGCCAGTGCAGAAGAGATGCTTGCCGCCAGTGTCATTCAAACAGGACAAATGGAGAAAACGGATGAAATTGGGATGAAACTTAATTCTCTGGCAAGATCATTGTCTGAAATGACAAGCCATTATAGGGCATAGGAATTAGAAAAGTGTAAGGCGAGGCTCGCTGAATCCTCCAAAAACTGTCCTAGCGAATCTATTAAAAAAATGAACCAGGCATTGGCTGCCTGGTTCATGCACTCTCTGTATGCAATCCACTGCTTAACAGGAAGTTCATCCATTCTTCATTACTTTAATCCATAAGCCTTGATAATCTCCTGATTTACACGATTGCCTGCATCATCCCATGCACTGGCACGCAGGGAGACAGAGCTTCCCTTCTTATTTGGATGCTTGATTTCGGCACTCCAGCCATTGCCCTTGGAAACTAATTTTGCCGCTTCCCATGTCTTTCCTTCATCAAAGGACACTTCAAGGCTGGCTCCTTTTATTTTGCCGTTTTCCGGAGCATCGGCTATTTGAACAGCGGATAAATCAAGCTTAATCTTTTTACCGGCCAGGGAGTTGCCTGCCATGTCAGTATCCACATTATAATCAAGTGAAATCAGCGGTAGAGCAGTCTGGAATTCTTCTTGCTTCTGTGACCAGAATGTCCACTCCGTGTGTGTACGGACTGATGTGTTCCAGCGCTCTGCATCACGGACAGCATCACTTACGAGTTTATACTGAGTTTTCTCTTCCGGAAATTCATTAAATAAGTAGAGTGCCTGGCCCTTTCCTTCTTTAACCAGCTTATCCCCTTGATATAGCTTTAATGTCTGATCGCCAGGGTAATTCATGTCAGCTCCCGTATGTCCTGGTCCTGAGTCAGCCCAGGCAGGAACATTTAATATCAAATTATTGCCTGAACGGTATGGAGCCCAGAAACCATCTCCAAAACGAGGACGGATGACTGGTGAAAACCATTCTTCATTCAATGTCTGACCCGGTTTGTAATCTACTTTTGGCTGTCTTACTTCCCATTGGGCATCAAGAACACCAGCCTGGTGGTACCATGATGTACCTTTTTGCGCCGATACCCACTCTGTTCTGACGGACGGAAGTGACAGAGTCTGCAGGAACCCTACTCCGGCTAAGCTGTGCGCCAGGATATCGTACCGGAACTCAGCGCCCGGTGCAGGACGATCTGATTTATATTCAGAGTTGATTTTGACAAGGTCCTTCGATTTCGGAGAATAGTTTACCTTTTTAGGAACTGCCTGATGATGCATGTCCACCAGGTCATATAAGTATTCCGAGTCAGGTGTACCCTCGACTTCTAAGGTCAATTTTCCGGACTTGGCAGCTGCGATGAGCTCTTTGCCTTCAGTGCCGCTCACACCAGCAGCCGGGAGAGGGCTGTTGGAAAGTGAAAAATCCTCATTTTCTACTCCAACCCATTCACTAAGCTCCTGAGGTCCATCATTAACGGTAATCAATAGTTTTGCTCCTGCTGCTAACGCTGCTGCCGCACGTTCTGATCCTGTTAATGAATCACTGCGCTGCACAATTGCGGCTTTTCCTTTTACATCCAGCTTTTCATAATCCTCTGGAGATCCATTTCCGGCATAGACAGCATTCAAATTATACTTCCCGTTCAGAAGCGTGCTGCCTGCCTGCGGGATATCATCCAGTTCCTTTCCTTTGTAACCGATTGTCAGCATTGGTTCTGCCAGGCGCCAGCGCGTAGCCTGTGTGAATTCACCAGCGTTTACTTTCTCTGTAGGTGCAGCGTACATTTTATCCACCACTACCGGCATAATGTAAATGTCATTCACCTGGTTTCCATTGATGCTGCGGTAATATTCCATCTTCCGATAATTGGCTTCTGTTTCTTTCGGAACATCCACAGTAATTTCGTTGGCCATGCGGGCATCCAGCATAACTGTCTGAGGGCCATCCAGGTTAATTTCCGGGTCTCCGACTAGCGCTACACCTGCATGATCTGTATCTGCATCAACATCCATCATCGACATAACTGAATACGTTCCTTTCGGCAGCCGCAGCTCCTTCGTGCCTTCCACTGACATAAACTGTGGTTCGCCAGTTGGTCCCAAAAGGTAGAAGTATGCAGAGGCAGCTTCTCCGTCCCGGTCAATTGCCTTTATGGTAAGCGGGTACCTTTCCTCTTCTTTAATCATGCCTAATGACGTATGGACAACCTTTTGGCCATCCGCCGAAGCACTGATATGCCCCTGATAACGGGCGCCAAACTCCCCATTATTCGGGTCTAGTGTAACGGTAACCTCAGCACTTCCATTAGCTGGAACAGTCACTTTTTCTGATGAAAGCTTTACCATTCCGGCAGGAGCATCGGTGTCATGGGTATCTTTCATCGATACTGAAAGATTCAATGTCACATCCTGTCCGCTGTCGTTTGTATACGTAATGGCCTTCTCAGCCGGTACATCATTCTCATGTGGCCAGTCATAGAAGCCAAAGTCGAGGGAACCAGTGGCTCTTATATTGCCAAGTACTGCAGCTTCAGCATCAAGACGGCCAGTTCCGCCTTCAAAAGGCTTAATGTCCTCTAGCTTCTTTGTGGTGCTCATCAGAGCTTCCTTAAGCTGTTCCCCGGTCCAGTCAGGGTGACGCTGGGAAAGAAGGGCTGCAGCTCCAGCAACATGAGGTGTTGCCATTGAGGTGCCATTCATGCTCATATAAGAGCCGCTTCCCTGGTTCGTATGTTGAGAACGCGCAGCCATGATTCCTACTCCAGGAGCAGTGAGATCAGGCTTTAATCCTGAGCTTCCAAAGCTAGGGCCTTTAGATGAGAACCAGGCAAGATTGTCGGACTTGTCCACGGCGCCAACAGTAAGAGCTTCGTCAGCAGCTCCTGGTGATCCGATTCCTTCACTGCCAGTGTTCCCGGCAGCAATAACAAACAGGGAACCTGTTTCTTTAGTAAGATTGTTTACAGCTTGAGCCATCGGGTCTGTTCCATCGCTTGGTTCAGAACTCCCCAGACTCATATTGACGATTTTGGCATTTTCAGCTGCCCATTCCATTCCATCTATAATCCATGAATCCTGGCCAAAGCCTTCATCACTAAGTACTTTTCCTACAAGGAGACGGGCACCTGGAGCCACACCCTGATTACGTCCATCGGATGCTTCTCCGGTCCCAAGCACTGTGGAAGCCACATGCGTTCCATGTGCATGCATATCGGTTACTTCCTCTCCTGGCACAAAGCTCACTGCCTCATCCAGCTGGTTTGCAATGTCCGGATGCTCTGAATCAATTCCGGTATCAAGAACAGCCACCTTCACGCCAGTTCCATCATAGCCGGATTCCCAAGCTGAAGGGGCTCCGATCTGAGGGACACTTTGTTCAAGAGAAGCTTCGACACGGCCATCCAGCCAGATTTTTTCAATACCTGGAGCCAGTGCAGCCTTAGTTTTTTTAGAAGTCTTGTTTGCTTTAGTAATTTCTTTCCAGAAATCCTTTGTTTCTTTCTTATCAGCTGAGACTGCTACACTATCTATGCTTTCAAGTACATGGGTTTTCTTCGAACCTTTTGGGGCTGGATGAGCATCAGCTGAACGGCCTTTGGTCTCGGAATATTGAATGATGACCGGCAATTCCTTTTGATTCTCATCATCATAGCCATCTTTAATTAAAGCCGTAATATTGAACAGATCCTGGTCCAAAAATCCGGAAGCCAGATATGGCATAGCCTGATCAGGAATGACATACGTTTCCTTGTTGGCTGTCAAAATACGTGCTCCATTTGCGGAAGGGTCCGCTGGTTCAACATGAATGATATTCTTTCCATCTGCAAATTCGGTTACAGTTACGACATCACCAGTAATAAGTGTGATGACATGCTTGCCTTTACTGGCTTTTGCATTCATCCCTTGCAGATCGGTTATGGCCGCTTTGCCATCTGCACCTTTTAGGATGCCCTTTCCAGAATCATCTGCCGAAGCCTGCAGGGGCGGAACAGCTAACATGGCCGCAGCCATGGCAGCTGTTAAATACTTTTTAAACCTGAAATCTCCCATTCGTGCCCATTCTCCTCTTCAAAAGTATAGTGGTCTACCCTTAAAGCAGCTGGGAAATCACCCCTATTAAACTGCTTTAAAATAATCAAACAACAACCTCCTTACAAACTTGATTCATAGTTTATAAGGACTTTCTATTAAAAAGTATAAAGAAGAAAGAACATTCTGTTAATTGGGGAAATTAAAAGGCGATTTCAGTGTTAAATCCGGGATAAAAGAATTAGATTTCAATAAAATGATGGATGATTGGGAGTGTTTGTAGGTATTTATGACAATAAAATTTGGGGTTATTTAATAGGGGAAGAAAATAATATTCTAATTTACTGCAAATCTATTAATTTTAACAATCGAATTCTTGTGCTTATGCAATGTTGATTTTCTAAAACCATCAGCTGAATACTCAAAAAGGACTGGCGGAAAAGCACCGTCAGTCCTTCATTTTTATACATCAAAAACACCTTCATAGATCCTCTTCAAATCATCACGCAGCTTCTCGACCGGTATGAACCGCGCTTCCCTCAGAACTTCTCTTCCATCAAGATATAAGGCAATTACAGGCACTGTAAAAGCCATGAGGAACCCGGCTATCTCAGTGACCTTTCCTGCATTCACAAATCGTCCTTCTATACGGGGATAATCTTTTAATACTTCCTCAACCTGAGGAAGCAGGCCATGACAGACGCTTCAGCTGTCAGTCAGCACATAAATAAGGCCAAGCTCAGCGCTCTGAATAAACTGATGCACCTCTTCCATCGCTGTCAGCTCTTTCATCGTTATCCTCCTCTCCTGCTGGCATTTTTTCCATTATACAATAGGATTTCCATAACCACTTCTAGAATACCTTATCAGGAAGGAGTGGTTATATTGGCAAATCTATGGGAAGAAAAGTTCTCTGCAGAAGGATATTTATATGGCGATGAGCCCAATGAATTTATTAGGGAGCAAGCGTGGCGGCTTGAAGGGCACAAACGAGTTGTTGCTTTGGCCGAGGGTGAGGGCCGAAATGCTGTGTTCCTTGCCAGGCAGGGGCATGAGGTAACCGCATGGGATTATACACAAAGCGGGTTAATTAAAACACAGCAGCTGGCTGAACGCCATCATGTCAGAGTAGAAACAGGCCAGAAGGATCTTATTCATGATTCTGTGCCATTAGGGGAGTATGATGCTTCGATTATGGTTTTCGGCCATTTTCTGAAAAAAGACCAAAAAACGGTTTTCGATAAGCTGGTTTCCGTTGTAAAGCCGGGTGGAATCGTCATGCTTGAAGTCTATTCGGAGGATCAGCTCCACTATGGGACAGGCGGGCCTAAAAGTGTTGATATGGTTTATGATCCCGCAGATCTGCTCCAATGGATTAAGAGTTATAAAGTCCTTCATTTCTTTTATGGCGAACAGGAGAGAGTAGAAGGAAAAGGCCATACAGGTACAGGGCATGTGATTCAGGCTATATTGCAGATATAGAAAAAGGAGGCATAAGCGGCCTCCTTTTCTGTTTTTAAGATGTAATTGATTGGGTTCTGTTTACCTTGGCAGAATATACACGATACAACATGAATGCCAATCCGGAAAGCAGGATTCCCGAGATATACGGGGCACCGATGCTCATGGTAAAAAGCCAGCCGCCAAGCGGGGGCCCGATAATGCGTCCCAGAGAGTCAAAAGATGACAGCAGGCCGGTCGTGCTGCCGTGTCCAGTCTGAGATGTCTTTGTCAGCAGGGAAGACACGCTTGGGCGGATAAACCCATTTCCGATGCCGAATACTGTTAAGAAAATCGCTGCTGTGGTAAAACTGTCGACCAGGAGAATAAGTCCAAAGCCAATGGCGGAGATGATG is a genomic window containing:
- a CDS encoding DUF421 domain-containing protein, whose protein sequence is MDFFQSQHSLSAMEWGLRAVIAYFFLVIVVKVLGQRAISQLRLLDLVMAYVIGNIIAHPLSDEELGLKGSIVTTIVLVVLYLISLFSILKWPAVRRLVNSKPITIVQNGEIIYKGLNKARISIDVLLEELREKKVEDVKKVALALWEANGSISFFLDPKYEPITPAFLQMKTEPFEMPKTIIKEGKVDKKELENLQKDERWVKAHLKSFYQTEIDNVLLATLDSKGTLKVFLYH
- a CDS encoding methyl-accepting chemotaxis protein — translated: MKKRLDNFAAAFSHKLNLGTRLLALFFTLLLLSIAAVGVSSYLKTKDMAIKTIEDRLAREAELMGYIAENLKFVYVSDDTYFKQQLEASVRSQQKKLKSDGIDSDFFYLADNKITPFKVSSKTDATFSRDTINEISAMKNGVIHIEMNGTDYTAAFQEMKEISGVYVVLIPAKAYMSDVHAIGYFMIAAIVISLSAASAIISLFVRKITKPLNLLRNTMREVREGNLQNQLEIHTEIPEIVSLQKSYNSMIEQMRSLLRELTGTTKELESTGNELKGSSFSALESGQQLVSAIHLVKMGAEQTAASSENSASSFIEMKDKFEDMFLHMHSVNRSSEVMNDSARRGGNSISDLIAAIHSFGSEFGKLTLTIKEVKDHSLAITNLVGMVKGIAEQTRLLSLNASIEAARAGVAGKGFAVVAGEVRKLAEQSAGAAEDITQGIRDMENITLRASKEFDQLHTEIKGNLEMAGQSKISLDELMNEISNVSGKLQTMQTELKGLEKTLPQLEQGAEQFSSVSQETLASAEEMLAASVIQTGQMEKTDEIGMKLNSLARSLSEMTSHYRA
- a CDS encoding S8 family serine peptidase, producing the protein MGDFRFKKYLTAAMAAAMLAVPPLQASADDSGKGILKGADGKAAITDLQGMNAKASKGKHVITLITGDVVTVTEFADGKNIIHVEPADPSANGARILTANKETYVIPDQAMPYLASGFLDQDLFNITALIKDGYDDENQKELPVIIQYSETKGRSADAHPAPKGSKKTHVLESIDSVAVSADKKETKDFWKEITKANKTSKKTKAALAPGIEKIWLDGRVEASLEQSVPQIGAPSAWESGYDGTGVKVAVLDTGIDSEHPDIANQLDEAVSFVPGEEVTDMHAHGTHVASTVLGTGEASDGRNQGVAPGARLLVGKVLSDEGFGQDSWIIDGMEWAAENAKIVNMSLGSSEPSDGTDPMAQAVNNLTKETGSLFVIAAGNTGSEGIGSPGAADEALTVGAVDKSDNLAWFSSKGPSFGSSGLKPDLTAPGVGIMAARSQHTNQGSGSYMSMNGTSMATPHVAGAAALLSQRHPDWTGEQLKEALMSTTKKLEDIKPFEGGTGRLDAEAAVLGNIRATGSLDFGFYDWPHENDVPAEKAITYTNDSGQDVTLNLSVSMKDTHDTDAPAGMVKLSSEKVTVPANGSAEVTVTLDPNNGEFGARYQGHISASADGQKVVHTSLGMIKEEERYPLTIKAIDRDGEAASAYFYLLGPTGEPQFMSVEGTKELRLPKGTYSVMSMMDVDADTDHAGVALVGDPEINLDGPQTVMLDARMANEITVDVPKETEANYRKMEYYRSINGNQVNDIYIMPVVVDKMYAAPTEKVNAGEFTQATRWRLAEPMLTIGYKGKELDDIPQAGSTLLNGKYNLNAVYAGNGSPEDYEKLDVKGKAAIVQRSDSLTGSERAAAALAAGAKLLITVNDGPQELSEWVGVENEDFSLSNSPLPAAGVSGTEGKELIAAAKSGKLTLEVEGTPDSEYLYDLVDMHHQAVPKKVNYSPKSKDLVKINSEYKSDRPAPGAEFRYDILAHSLAGVGFLQTLSLPSVRTEWVSAQKGTSWYHQAGVLDAQWEVRQPKVDYKPGQTLNEEWFSPVIRPRFGDGFWAPYRSGNNLILNVPAWADSGPGHTGADMNYPGDQTLKLYQGDKLVKEGKGQALYLFNEFPEEKTQYKLVSDAVRDAERWNTSVRTHTEWTFWSQKQEEFQTALPLISLDYNVDTDMAGNSLAGKKIKLDLSAVQIADAPENGKIKGASLEVSFDEGKTWEAAKLVSKGNGWSAEIKHPNKKGSSVSLRASAWDDAGNRVNQEIIKAYGLK
- a CDS encoding thioredoxin, with product MNAGKVTEIAGFLMAFTVPVIALYLDGREVLREARFIPVEKLRDDLKRIYEGVFDV
- a CDS encoding class I SAM-dependent methyltransferase, encoding MANLWEEKFSAEGYLYGDEPNEFIREQAWRLEGHKRVVALAEGEGRNAVFLARQGHEVTAWDYTQSGLIKTQQLAERHHVRVETGQKDLIHDSVPLGEYDASIMVFGHFLKKDQKTVFDKLVSVVKPGGIVMLEVYSEDQLHYGTGGPKSVDMVYDPADLLQWIKSYKVLHFFYGEQERVEGKGHTGTGHVIQAILQI